Within the Nocardioides humi genome, the region TCAGCCGCGCCGGAACCAGCCGCGCCTGCGTGCGGGCGGCGGCGCCGCCGGGACCAGCCGGACCGCCGTACGGTCGTCCCAGACGAGGGCATGGCCGCGGGCGGCCAGCAGCGCGAACAGCCAGTCCTCCGGGTACTGCCCGGAGGCGACCTCCTGCTCCTCCGGCAGCGGCTCGCCGACGGACTCGGTGACGTCACCGGCCTGCAGCACCACCATCCGTACGCCGGCGGGGCCGGCGACGCGGTACTGGTAGACGTCCGCGGCGCTCCCGAACAGCGCGTTCACCACCGTCACCCCCAGCCGCCGGGCGAGGGCGTCGGTGTCGATCTCGAAGGCCGGGTCGAACAGCACGGCGTGACCGCCGGCGTCGTAGCCGGCGACCCCGTCGAAGGTGCTCAGCGTGGCCTCCTCGGCGGGCAGCTCGTCCCCGGACCGGACCCACCCGGCCTCGGCCAGGCCGGCCAGCGGAGTGCTCTCGACCACCACGACATTGAGGTTGTAGCCCATGAGCGGGGCCTACCCGCGGGCTCGTCCCGGAAACGCGCGCGGCGCGTCGTAGGGTGCTCCGGTGGCCCGCCGCTCTCCCGTCCGTCCGCCCAGCCCGCACCCGTCCGGCGCCCGCCCCCGGCCGTCCCGAAGGCGCTCGTGCCCCCCCACGTCGCGATCGTGATGGACGGCAACGGCCGCTGGGCCAAGGAGCGCGGGCTGCCCCGGACCCGGGGGCACGAGGAGGGCGAGTCGAGCCTGTTCGACGTCGTCGAGGGGGCGATCGAGATCGGCGTGAAGGCGATCTCGGCGTACGCCTTCTCCACCGAGAACTGGTCCCGCAGCCCCGAGGAGGTGAAGTTCCTGATGGGGTTCAACCGCGACGTGATCCGTCGCCGCCGCGACGAGATGCACGAGCTCGGCGTCCGGGTCCGCTGGGCCGGCCGCGCGCCGCGGCTGTGGAAGTCGGTCATCAAGGAGCTGCAGGTCGCCGAGGAGCTGACCCGGCACAACCGGGTGCTGACGCTCACCATGTGCGTCAACTACGGCGGCCGCTCCGAGCTCGGCGACGCCGCCCGCGCCCTGGCCCGCGATGTCGCTGCCGGGAGGATCAACCCGGACAAGGTCGACGAGCGCACCCTCGGCCGCTACCTCTACGTCCCCGAGCTCCCCGACGCCGACCTGATCTGGCGCACCTCCGGCGAGCAGCGGCTCTCGAACTTCATGCTCTACCAGGCGGCGTACTCCGAGCTCGTCTTCTCCGACGTCCTGTGGCCCGACGTCGACCGCCGCCACCTGTGGGCCGCGATCGACGAGTACGCCCGCCGCGACCGCCGCTACGGGAGCGCCTGACTCCGCACCTCACTAGCGTGGCGCCCAGATGCTGGTCATCCTGGTGCCGAGCAGCCAGAAGGTCGGCACCTGGGGGATGCTGCCGGTCATGCTGCTCGCGGGCACGTCGGGGATCTTCTACCCGGTGCAGCGCCTCTGGGACTGGGTCGTCGAGGCAGCCCGGGACGCCTCGCTGCAGTGGGTCAAGTAGAGAAGTCGCCGGGCCCGACCCACCTGCCACTGGTGTCGGTCATCGCGGGATGCGAGGGCGACGGAGCGCAGGGAGCGAGGGACGAGCGACCGGAGCGGAGGAGGCGAGTCTTCCCGCGAGCCGACCGTCTGGCCGCCAGGCGACCTGACACCGAGCGAGCCTCGACCGCGCGGCCGGCAGCGTGGCGCGAGGGACGAGCGACACGCTCGGCCCATGAACCTAGTGCTCGTCGTAGTGGGCGCCGTGAGCCGCGTGGCGATGGCCGTCGTGGACGTAGTCGACGTGGTCGTCGTGGGGGACGGCGAGGTGCCCGCAGCCGGGCCCGTGGGCGTGCGGGTGCTCGTCGCAGGTCTCGTGGGCGGGCACGGCCCGGCCGGAGGCGAAGGGCTCGCGCAGCCGGGTGCGGCGGCGCAGCCAGATCCCGACCGGCCAGGTCAGGGCGTACAGGGTGAGGGCCAGGATGACGATGGTGGGTCCCGGCTGCACGGTCACGTCGCTCGGGGCGAGGGCGGCGAGGACCAGCCCGCCGACCGCCGCGAGGGTGCCGAGGAGCACGGAGGCGGCCATGGTGGTGCGGAACGAGCGGGACACCTGTTGGGCGGTCGCGACCGGGATCACCAGGAGCGCGGAGACCAGCAGCAGGCCGACGGTGCGCATGGCGACGGTGACGCTGACGGCCGCCAGCGCCGCGACCAGGAGGTTGTACGCACGGACCCGCAGCCCGGCGACGCGGGCGAAGTCGGCGTCCTGGGCGATGGCGTACAGCTGGGGGGAGAGTCCGACGCACAGCACGATCACGATCGCCGCGAGGATCATGGTGGTGAGCACGTCGTCGACCGAGATCGCGGTGAGCGAGCCGAACAGGTAGCGGCCGATGGTCTGGGTGCCCTGCCCGTCGAGCCCGGTGATGAGCAGGCCGCCGGCCAGGCCGCCGTAGAACATCAGGGCGAGGGCGACGTCGCCGTTGGTGCGGCCCTTCTCGCGGATCAGCTCCATCAGGAAGGTGGCGAGCACGGTCACCACGACGGCCGTCCAGATCGGCGAGGTGCCGGTGACCAGGCCGATCGCCACACCGGTGACCGCCACGTGGCCGATGCCGTCGCCCATCAGCGCCATCCGGCGCTGGACGAGGTAGGTGCCGATCATCGGCGCCGCGATGCCGGTCGCCAGCGCGGCGATGAGCGCGCGCTGCATGAACGGCAGGGAGAACAGCTCGGCCGGGCTCACGGGCGCTCGTCCTCCGTGGTGTCGACCGGCGCGGAGATCTGCGGGGAGCGGTCGCCCGTGCTCGGCTCCGAGCCGGGGTGATGGTGGTGGGTGTGCGGCTCGGCGAGCCACGACGAGTGCACCTCGTGGTCGGCCAGCGGCGGGCCGTCGTACGCGATCCGGCCGTCGCGCATGACGACGCACCGGTCGACGAGCGGCGCCAGCGGCCCGAGCTCGTGGGCGACCAGCACGATGGTGGCGCCGTCGTCCTTGAGGTGGCCGAGGGTGTCGGCGAGGATCTGCTGGTTGGGCAGGTCGACGCCGGCGGTCGGCTCGTCGAGGAAGAAGAGGTCCGGCTCGCCGGCCAGCGCACGCGCGATGAGGACCCGCTGCTGCTGGCCGCCGGACAGGTCGCCCACGGACTCCCGGCGCCGGTCGCGGAGCCCCACGACGTCGAGCGCCCGCTCCACCGCGGACCGGTCGGCGCGGCTCAGCGGCCGCAGCAGGCGCCGGCGGGTGAGCCGGCCGGAGGCGACGACCTCCCAGACCGATGACGGTACGCCGGACGCGGCCGAGGCGCGCTGGGGGACGTACCCGACGCGCTGCCAGGCGGCGTGGCGGTCGAGCGGCGCACCGAAGAGCCTCACCTCGCCCGTGGTCAGGGGGTTCAGCCCGACCAGGGTCCGGACCAGCGTGGACTTGCCCGAGCCGTTGGCGCCCATCAGCGCCAGGAACTCCCCGTCGCGCACGGCGAGGTCGATGCCGCGCAGGATCGGGCGCCCGCCGAGCGCGACGCTGCCGTCGCGGACCGCGACGGCAGCGTCGGTGACGGGAGCGGAGGCTGAGGTCATGAGCACCCGTTGGCGGTGCGCAGGGCGGCCAGGTTGGACCGCATGAGAGACAGGTAGTCCTGGTCCGCGGTCTCGTCGGTGAGGCCCTCGATCGGGTCGAGCACCTTGCTCTCGATGCCGAGGTCGCCGGCGAGGGTCTCCGCGGTCTTGGGGCTCACCAGCGTCTCGCTGAAGACCGTGGTGATCCCCTCGCGCCGGATCAGCTGCTGGAGCTCGGCGATCGCGGCCGGGGTCGGCTCGGCGTCGGGGGAGAGCCCAGCGATCGATGCCATGTGCAGACCGTACTTCTCCAGGTAGCCGAACGCGTCATGGGAGACCACGATCGTGTCCCGCTCGCACGACGAGAGCCCCGCCTCGAACTCCTGGTCCAGCGCCTCCAGGTCGGAGCGCAGGTCGGCCGCGTTGGCCGCGTAGTCCGCCGCGTGGTCGGGGTCGAGCTCCGACAGCGAGGTCGCCACGGCGTCGCCGAAGGCTGCCACCCGGATCGGGTCGTGCCAGAAGTGCGGGTCGAACTCGCCGTGCTCGTGGTCCTCCTCGCCCTCCTCGCCCTCCTCGCCCTCTTCGTCGGCGTGCTCGTCGCCTTCCTCGTCCGCGTGCTCGTCGTGGTCCTCGTGCTCCTCGAAGGGCTCCAGCTCGACCACGTCGGCGACGTCGAGCGTCTCGCCGCCGGCGTTCTCGGCGACCGTCTCGTCCACCGCGGGCTGGAACTCGCTCTCGAAGACCACCAGGTCGGCCGCCGCGATCCGCGCGGTGTCCTGCACGTTGATCTCCAGGTCGTGCGGCTCCACGCCCGCCTTGGTGAGGGAGGTGACCTTCGCGTGGTCGCCGGCGACCCGCGCGGCGACGTACTCCAGCGGGTAGAAGGCGGCGACGACCTCGGGCCTGGCCCCGGAGGTGCCCGACTTCGTGTCGCCGCCGTCGGAGAAGGCCGAGCAGCCGGCGGTGGCGAGGGCGAGCGTGGTGACGGCGACGACGGCCTGCAGAGAGCGCATGAGAATCATTCTCATCCGTGGGCGGGTCGCCGTCAAATCGATGCGGCGGGCGCGTGCGTAGAGTGCGGCCGTGCTCGTCGTGAACCGCTTCCGCGCAGGGGAGGACCCGGACGGGCTCCGGGCCGACCTCGAGCGCGTCCACCGCCTCCTCGCCGAGCAGACCGGGTACGTCGACGGCTGGGTCGGCCGCAATGTCGACGACCCCGGCCTGTGGACGCTCACCACCCGCTGGGCCAACGTCGGGGCGTACCGGCGCGCGCTGTCGTCGTACGACCTGAAGCTGCACGGCGTCCCGGTGCTCAGCCGGGCCATCGACGAGCCCGGCGCCTACGAGGTCGTGGAGCCCGGAGGAATGCTCAACGTGGCGGAGTCTCGCGTAACCTAGGGGCTTC harbors:
- a CDS encoding metal ABC transporter permease translates to MSPAELFSLPFMQRALIAALATGIAAPMIGTYLVQRRMALMGDGIGHVAVTGVAIGLVTGTSPIWTAVVVTVLATFLMELIREKGRTNGDVALALMFYGGLAGGLLITGLDGQGTQTIGRYLFGSLTAISVDDVLTTMILAAIVIVLCVGLSPQLYAIAQDADFARVAGLRVRAYNLLVAALAAVSVTVAMRTVGLLLVSALLVIPVATAQQVSRSFRTTMAASVLLGTLAAVGGLVLAALAPSDVTVQPGPTIVILALTLYALTWPVGIWLRRRTRLREPFASGRAVPAHETCDEHPHAHGPGCGHLAVPHDDHVDYVHDGHRHAAHGAHYDEH
- a CDS encoding metal ABC transporter ATP-binding protein; protein product: MTSASAPVTDAAVAVRDGSVALGGRPILRGIDLAVRDGEFLALMGANGSGKSTLVRTLVGLNPLTTGEVRLFGAPLDRHAAWQRVGYVPQRASAASGVPSSVWEVVASGRLTRRRLLRPLSRADRSAVERALDVVGLRDRRRESVGDLSGGQQQRVLIARALAGEPDLFFLDEPTAGVDLPNQQILADTLGHLKDDGATIVLVAHELGPLAPLVDRCVVMRDGRIAYDGPPLADHEVHSSWLAEPHTHHHHPGSEPSTGDRSPQISAPVDTTEDERP
- a CDS encoding metal ABC transporter substrate-binding protein, yielding MRSLQAVVAVTTLALATAGCSAFSDGGDTKSGTSGARPEVVAAFYPLEYVAARVAGDHAKVTSLTKAGVEPHDLEINVQDTARIAAADLVVFESEFQPAVDETVAENAGGETLDVADVVELEPFEEHEDHDEHADEEGDEHADEEGEEGEEGEEDHEHGEFDPHFWHDPIRVAAFGDAVATSLSELDPDHAADYAANAADLRSDLEALDQEFEAGLSSCERDTIVVSHDAFGYLEKYGLHMASIAGLSPDAEPTPAAIAELQQLIRREGITTVFSETLVSPKTAETLAGDLGIESKVLDPIEGLTDETADQDYLSLMRSNLAALRTANGCS
- a CDS encoding antibiotic biosynthesis monooxygenase family protein produces the protein MLVVNRFRAGEDPDGLRADLERVHRLLAEQTGYVDGWVGRNVDDPGLWTLTTRWANVGAYRRALSSYDLKLHGVPVLSRAIDEPGAYEVVEPGGMLNVAESRVT